Proteins encoded by one window of Salicibibacter halophilus:
- a CDS encoding metal ABC transporter solute-binding protein, Zn/Mn family has protein sequence MRKPCMMIIISGIALAGCQGESLGNEREEDPLQIHTTVFALEDFTSKIGGSEVNAETIYPPNADAHSFEPTANELIQLAESDAFIYSGVGMEGFVETAEDMLADEGVAMVPAGEGIELIGNDHDHDDDHDHEQDHEAEHEDGDPHIFLDPVRSIDVAENIKHTLIELRPEQEAYFTENYEALRDDLETLDQTLESTFAEADRDELIVSHAAYGYWEDRYGLEQLSVLGLSPNEEPSQSELAEIVEIAEEEDIGYVVFENNVSSSVTEVIQEEIGAESLVLRNLESISEEDMENNEDYFSIMGKNIETLQTALNE, from the coding sequence ATGCGGAAACCATGTATGATGATCATCATTTCCGGCATAGCACTTGCCGGTTGCCAAGGGGAAAGCTTGGGTAACGAAAGGGAGGAGGATCCTTTACAGATTCACACGACGGTTTTCGCTTTGGAGGACTTTACGTCCAAAATCGGCGGCAGCGAAGTCAATGCCGAAACCATCTACCCGCCGAACGCAGACGCGCATTCCTTTGAACCGACAGCTAATGAGTTGATCCAACTCGCGGAAAGCGATGCCTTTATCTATTCCGGCGTAGGTATGGAAGGCTTTGTTGAAACAGCCGAAGATATGCTCGCTGATGAGGGTGTGGCTATGGTCCCTGCGGGCGAAGGCATTGAACTAATTGGCAACGACCATGACCATGATGATGATCATGACCATGAACAAGATCACGAGGCTGAACATGAGGATGGCGACCCGCATATTTTTTTGGATCCGGTCCGTAGTATAGACGTTGCGGAGAATATTAAACATACACTTATCGAGTTGCGGCCGGAACAGGAAGCTTATTTTACGGAAAACTATGAAGCGCTACGTGATGATTTGGAAACGCTCGATCAAACGTTGGAATCGACGTTTGCAGAGGCCGATCGTGATGAGTTGATTGTCTCCCATGCTGCTTATGGCTACTGGGAAGATCGTTACGGATTAGAACAATTGAGCGTTCTAGGTCTTTCCCCTAATGAAGAGCCGTCCCAATCAGAGCTTGCCGAAATCGTCGAAATCGCGGAAGAAGAGGATATCGGCTACGTCGTTTTTGAAAATAACGTGAGCAGTTCCGTCACCGAAGTGATTCAGGAGGAAATCGGCGCAGAAAGCCTGGTGCTTCGAAACTTGGAATCCATTTCCGAAGAAGACATGGAGAATAATGAAGACTATTTCAGCATAATGGGAAAAAATATTGAGACGTTGCAGACGGCGTTAAATGAGTAG
- a CDS encoding (2Fe-2S) ferredoxin domain-containing protein — protein sequence MDLHGVCHHLLLCNGKSCISNGAETVTKAIRKDIRDQNLTDTIHTTKTLCNGQCKYGPIVVLYPQGYWYRSMTPTLGKALVGSIGTHHPLKQSLLYSYARKGFRSELF from the coding sequence ATGGATTTACATGGCGTTTGTCACCATCTTCTACTGTGCAATGGGAAATCTTGCATCAGTAACGGTGCTGAAACAGTCACCAAGGCGATACGAAAAGACATCCGCGATCAAAACTTAACGGATACGATCCACACGACAAAAACGTTGTGTAATGGTCAATGCAAGTACGGTCCTATTGTTGTTTTATACCCTCAAGGGTATTGGTATCGTTCCATGACACCGACGCTTGGGAAAGCACTCGTGGGAAGCATTGGTACTCACCATCCGTTGAAACAATCTCTTCTTTATTCATACGCACGCAAAGGATTTCGATCAGAGCTTTTCTAA
- the lgt gene encoding prolipoprotein diacylglyceryl transferase, with amino-acid sequence MLLSNVQPLNPVAFEIFGWPIYWYGVIIILGALLGYVLVNREAIRRGLPKDFIADLLIWAVPVALVFARMYYVIFNLDYYLENPGQIIAIWEGGLAIHGGLVGGVLTGYVFAKIRGYSFWKVADIAAPGILLGQAIGRWGNFINQEAHGGEVSRQFLENLMLPNWIINQMLIDGSYYHPTFLYESIWSFIGVGILLYLRRVNLRRGELFLTYVIWYSFGRFFIEGLRTDSLMIFDLLRTAQVISIVLIVGGVITIIYRRKTGLSRIRYLSDDPPKKKNRKKNKNKK; translated from the coding sequence ATGCTGCTTTCTAATGTACAACCATTAAACCCCGTTGCCTTTGAAATCTTCGGCTGGCCGATATATTGGTATGGCGTTATTATCATTCTTGGTGCCTTACTAGGGTACGTATTAGTCAACCGTGAAGCCATACGTCGTGGACTTCCAAAAGACTTTATCGCAGACTTACTCATCTGGGCAGTTCCAGTTGCACTGGTTTTTGCAAGGATGTATTATGTCATCTTCAACTTGGATTATTATTTGGAAAACCCAGGACAAATAATTGCAATCTGGGAAGGTGGCCTTGCGATCCACGGTGGGCTAGTTGGTGGCGTTCTTACTGGGTATGTATTTGCAAAAATTCGAGGCTATTCTTTTTGGAAAGTTGCAGATATTGCAGCTCCGGGTATTTTACTTGGGCAAGCCATTGGGCGCTGGGGCAATTTTATAAACCAAGAGGCTCATGGCGGAGAGGTATCGAGGCAATTTCTTGAAAACCTTATGCTTCCGAATTGGATTATCAATCAAATGCTCATTGATGGCAGCTACTATCATCCAACTTTTCTATATGAATCCATTTGGAGTTTTATCGGGGTTGGGATTCTTCTTTATTTACGAAGAGTCAACTTGAGGCGTGGTGAGCTTTTTCTCACGTACGTTATTTGGTACTCATTTGGTCGTTTCTTCATTGAAGGATTACGTACGGACAGTTTAATGATCTTTGACCTCCTGCGTACGGCACAAGTCATTTCCATTGTTTTAATTGTCGGTGGTGTCATCACTATCATTTATCGAAGAAAAACAGGCTTATCTAGGATCAGGTATTTATCCGATGATCCACCGAAGAAAAAGAATAGGAAAAAAAATAAGAATAAGAAATGA
- a CDS encoding thioredoxin family protein has protein sequence MAKKLVEVFTSGCPICEGTVKQVKDLTQYSAEHEVVVYDLNKKCDTDECDDKAKEYGVKSVPSVAIDGKLADCCNNNGVNFNTLEAEILGK, from the coding sequence ATGGCTAAAAAATTAGTTGAAGTATTTACGTCAGGTTGCCCTATCTGTGAAGGGACTGTAAAACAAGTCAAAGACCTTACGCAATATAGTGCTGAGCATGAAGTTGTTGTGTATGATTTGAATAAGAAATGTGACACCGACGAATGTGATGATAAAGCTAAAGAGTATGGGGTTAAATCGGTCCCATCGGTTGCTATTGACGGGAAATTAGCGGATTGCTGCAATAACAACGGCGTTAACTTCAATACTTTAGAAGCAGAGATACTAGGTAAATAA
- a CDS encoding MerR family transcriptional regulator: MNGLSVSQLANASNVNVETVRYYEKRELISEPPRTKSGYRMFPKEVVQDIQFIKRAQNVGFSLEEIKKLLLASHNENFRSEDMYEFANNKIQEIDSKINEFIHMKSLLEELAANCPGSGVPKDQCPIITNLSKDLR; encoded by the coding sequence ATGAATGGTTTATCGGTAAGTCAATTAGCAAATGCCTCGAACGTTAATGTTGAAACAGTAAGGTATTATGAAAAACGTGAGCTTATTTCTGAACCTCCTCGGACAAAATCTGGCTACAGAATGTTTCCGAAAGAGGTGGTACAAGACATTCAATTTATTAAACGTGCCCAGAATGTTGGATTTAGTCTTGAAGAAATTAAAAAGCTGCTATTAGCTTCTCATAACGAAAACTTTCGTTCAGAAGATATGTACGAATTTGCAAATAATAAAATCCAAGAAATTGACTCGAAAATAAACGAATTTATTCACATGAAATCATTATTAGAAGAATTAGCAGCAAATTGTCCGGGTTCAGGTGTCCCTAAAGACCAGTGTCCAATCATTACAAACCTATCTAAAGACCTGCGGTAA
- a CDS encoding ferric reductase-like transmembrane domain-containing protein has translation MSRAIKKHITLFIVTVALMAFFLFLRREWDPMHAWNRAFADISVLYIVAILLLGSSSKFSNSMKLLLHWRKQLGIWVAITAFAHVYIIFDGWIMWDFMRLFFVFNPMTNSYDIDPGFAIGNLIGIVALVYLFALFMTSNKKSIKVLGREGWKYLQQRVHLYYILVVLHTVYFLFFHIPLPNFARIPFLFLIVIVWAAHIFGFIKVLSERNQKN, from the coding sequence ATGAGCCGAGCGATCAAAAAACATATTACCTTGTTCATTGTAACCGTGGCACTTATGGCTTTCTTTCTCTTTTTAAGAAGAGAATGGGATCCGATGCATGCCTGGAACCGTGCTTTTGCCGACATATCTGTTCTTTACATCGTAGCGATTCTCCTTCTTGGATCCTCTTCAAAGTTCAGCAACAGCATGAAATTATTGCTGCACTGGAGGAAACAGTTGGGAATTTGGGTGGCCATAACGGCTTTTGCTCATGTTTACATTATTTTTGACGGTTGGATTATGTGGGACTTCATGAGGCTGTTCTTTGTCTTTAATCCCATGACAAATAGTTATGATATTGATCCAGGCTTTGCCATCGGTAACCTTATTGGCATAGTGGCCTTGGTTTATTTATTTGCACTTTTCATGACCTCGAATAAAAAGAGTATAAAAGTGCTTGGTCGAGAAGGTTGGAAATACCTCCAACAGCGTGTGCACCTATATTATATTTTGGTCGTTCTACACACGGTTTATTTCTTGTTCTTTCACATCCCGTTACCAAATTTTGCTCGAATTCCATTTCTATTTTTAATTGTTATCGTGTGGGCTGCACATATCTTTGGTTTTATTAAAGTCCTTTCGGAGAGGAATCAAAAAAATTAG
- a CDS encoding rhodanese-like domain-containing protein: MRGKYIIPIVLTVITLVFLLTFNPFTVEPEAEETGEWVEINQNKVSAEIGKENVELVDLREKELYDEGHIPGAIHIPYDEFQQRYNELSDNNRIILICHTGSMGVDSADFLVNQGFDDVANFGGGMAVWEGPLETN; encoded by the coding sequence TTGCGGGGTAAATATATCATACCCATTGTTTTGACGGTAATAACTTTAGTGTTTCTTCTAACGTTTAACCCATTTACAGTTGAACCTGAAGCCGAGGAAACAGGGGAGTGGGTAGAGATTAACCAAAACAAGGTGAGTGCAGAGATTGGTAAGGAAAACGTTGAATTGGTTGACTTGCGTGAAAAAGAGCTTTACGACGAAGGACATATCCCCGGTGCGATTCATATTCCTTACGATGAATTTCAACAACGTTATAACGAATTGAGCGATAACAACCGTATCATCTTAATTTGCCACACAGGGAGCATGGGGGTTGATAGTGCGGACTTTCTTGTTAATCAAGGATTTGATGATGTCGCCAATTTTGGTGGAGGAATGGCCGTTTGGGAAGGGCCACTGGAAACAAATTAA
- a CDS encoding ZIP family metal transporter, which produces MGGFTALAITIHNFPEGIVAFTAALQEPTIGVAIAIAVSLHNIPEGIRVFIPIYYAAGSRKKALLYPFLSGLSEPLGAVVAFMVLMPLLNDILFGIVFASVAGIMFLSHWMGSFLRLKNIIKSIPRFMGFRTAVTAFSLQCFPERGKKLPCEYVIYSVHFSSGLIDCETDSLFEFNIHYPPNAFLHLSYVDIIAIK; this is translated from the coding sequence ATGGGGGGGTTCACCGCACTTGCCATAACCATTCACAACTTTCCGGAAGGCATTGTTGCCTTTACCGCGGCTTTACAAGAACCTACGATCGGCGTTGCCATAGCGATCGCAGTTTCCCTTCACAATATCCCGGAAGGCATCAGAGTATTTATCCCCATATATTATGCAGCAGGAAGCAGAAAGAAAGCACTTTTGTATCCATTCTTGTCAGGGTTATCAGAGCCCCTCGGTGCGGTGGTCGCATTTATGGTCTTGATGCCTTTATTAAATGATATTCTGTTCGGCATCGTATTTGCTTCCGTTGCCGGGATTATGTTTTTATCTCATTGGATGGGCTCATTCCTGCGGCTGAAAAATATAATAAAGAGCATTCCTCGATTTATGGGTTTTCGTACGGCTGTCACGGCGTTTAGCTTGCAGTGCTTTCCTGAAAGAGGAAAAAAGCTACCTTGTGAGTATGTGATTTATAGCGTGCACTTTTCATCCGGTCTAATTGACTGTGAAACAGATTCCCTATTTGAGTTTAATATACATTACCCCCCTAATGCATTTTTGCATTTATCATATGTTGATATTATAGCCATAAAATAG
- a CDS encoding copper-translocating P-type ATPase, which produces MSNKDHHEHEHHHHKDDGHHAHHEDGHHNHDHDEPHSQHDHHDHDHEHNRDHDDHAHHSSHGNHSSHGDDGHSGHGHHGHGNHEDMMADFKKRFFVTIILAIPIIILSDMIQMFFNYTVAFPGDTAVELILASIVFFYGGWPFLTGLVNEIKDKSPGMMTLIGFAITVAYVYSAATVFGLEGMDFFWELATLIAIMLLGHWIEMKSVMKASDSLESLVELMPQEANKLDDNDQVTSVAVSELKKGDRLLIKPGEKIPADGHILKGKSSINESMLTGESEPVEKGEEDEVIGGAINSSGSLTIEVSKTSDEGYLSQVVQLVKEAQESKSKTQMLSDRAAKLLFYVAVVAGIVTFSTWMGLGVSTEFAVTRMVTVLVISCPHALGLAIPLVAARSTGISAQKGLFIRNRIGFESARRIDTMIFDKTGTLTHGEFGVTDILPEKDVSEEELLRLAASLESQSEHPIAAGVVAKGREENIDIPQPEAFDSMTGAGITGKIDGKTISVVSPGYLQREGISYDERDFSKLAETGKTVVFVLQEQTLLGAIALADVVKESAKEAVERLHQIGIETVMLTGDNEKVAQEVAKQIGIDQVIAEVLPHEKAEKVKELKIDGKRVGMTGDGINDAPALANADLGVAVGAGTDVAMETADVVLVNSDPLDVVSIVDLSRVTYRKMIQNLWWAAGYNIVAIPLAAGVLATWGFLLDPALGAVLMSLSTVIVAINAQTLKMK; this is translated from the coding sequence ATGTCGAATAAAGATCATCATGAGCATGAACATCACCATCACAAAGACGATGGCCATCATGCTCATCACGAAGATGGTCATCATAACCATGATCATGACGAGCCACATAGCCAACATGATCATCATGATCATGACCATGAACATAACCGTGACCATGACGACCATGCTCATCACAGCAGCCATGGGAACCATTCCAGCCATGGGGATGACGGTCATTCCGGCCACGGCCATCACGGCCATGGCAATCATGAAGATATGATGGCTGATTTTAAGAAACGCTTTTTCGTCACGATTATTTTGGCTATACCCATTATCATATTGTCCGATATGATCCAGATGTTTTTTAACTATACCGTTGCATTTCCCGGCGATACAGCCGTTGAGCTCATCTTGGCCTCCATCGTCTTCTTCTACGGCGGTTGGCCTTTCTTAACGGGTCTTGTAAATGAGATCAAAGATAAATCCCCGGGGATGATGACGCTCATCGGCTTTGCCATCACTGTTGCGTATGTCTACAGTGCCGCTACGGTCTTCGGCCTTGAGGGGATGGATTTCTTTTGGGAGCTAGCAACATTGATTGCCATCATGCTTCTTGGTCATTGGATCGAGATGAAATCCGTCATGAAAGCTTCCGATTCCCTTGAATCTCTTGTGGAGCTGATGCCTCAAGAAGCCAATAAACTCGATGATAACGATCAGGTAACATCCGTCGCTGTATCTGAGCTTAAAAAGGGAGATCGTCTTCTTATTAAGCCGGGCGAGAAAATACCGGCAGATGGACACATTTTAAAAGGAAAATCCTCGATCAATGAATCGATGCTTACCGGGGAGTCTGAACCGGTTGAAAAAGGAGAAGAGGACGAAGTCATCGGGGGAGCCATCAACTCCTCTGGATCGTTAACGATCGAAGTCTCCAAAACGAGTGACGAAGGGTATTTATCGCAAGTCGTTCAACTCGTCAAAGAGGCACAGGAAAGCAAATCAAAAACACAGATGCTTTCGGATCGCGCCGCAAAACTGTTGTTCTATGTTGCTGTTGTTGCCGGAATCGTGACCTTCAGCACTTGGATGGGACTTGGTGTGAGCACAGAGTTCGCGGTCACCCGAATGGTCACCGTGCTTGTTATTTCTTGTCCGCACGCCCTCGGTCTCGCGATTCCGTTAGTAGCCGCGCGTTCCACAGGGATTTCAGCTCAGAAAGGGTTATTTATTAGAAACCGCATCGGATTTGAAAGTGCCAGAAGGATAGACACGATGATTTTTGATAAGACCGGAACACTCACGCATGGGGAATTCGGAGTTACAGACATTCTCCCGGAGAAGGATGTATCCGAAGAGGAACTACTAAGGCTGGCGGCTTCCCTTGAATCACAATCGGAGCACCCGATTGCTGCCGGGGTTGTTGCAAAAGGAAGAGAAGAAAACATCGATATTCCTCAACCGGAAGCTTTTGATTCGATGACTGGCGCAGGCATTACCGGAAAAATTGACGGCAAGACAATTTCGGTCGTTAGTCCGGGTTATCTGCAAAGGGAAGGAATCAGCTACGATGAGAGAGACTTTTCCAAACTGGCCGAAACAGGCAAAACCGTTGTTTTTGTCCTTCAGGAGCAAACATTACTCGGTGCCATTGCCTTAGCTGACGTCGTCAAAGAATCCGCCAAGGAAGCCGTTGAGCGATTGCACCAAATCGGCATCGAAACCGTGATGCTAACCGGTGACAACGAAAAAGTGGCCCAGGAAGTGGCCAAACAGATTGGTATCGATCAAGTCATTGCCGAAGTCCTTCCTCATGAAAAAGCAGAAAAAGTTAAAGAACTAAAGATTGACGGAAAACGGGTTGGTATGACCGGGGATGGCATTAATGATGCACCCGCACTTGCAAATGCCGATCTCGGCGTCGCCGTTGGAGCAGGTACAGACGTCGCCATGGAAACAGCCGATGTTGTACTCGTCAATAGTGACCCCCTCGATGTCGTATCCATTGTCGATCTGTCAAGAGTCACTTATCGCAAGATGATTCAAAACCTTTGGTGGGCCGCCGGCTATAACATTGTGGCGATTCCACTCGCAGCAGGTGTGCTTGCTACATGGGGTTTTCTCCTTGATCCAGCCTTAGGTGCGGTCCTCATGTCACTGAGTACCGTCATCGTAGCGATCAATGCCCAGACGCTCAAAATGAAGTAA
- a CDS encoding IS110 family RNA-guided transposase, producing MRMFVGLDVSSFDMKVCVLDQEGDQLSVFTVSNDWPGAQVLKERLLELLADTEVDILKIGLESTSVYSFHPSMFLHDDDDLKPYGAQVFVINPKQIANFKKSFADMNKTDEIDAFVIADYMRFGRNQMSVVKESQYVALQQLTRSRYHLTKAMTKEKQHFLQHLEYKCNTFSKEVDSSVFGHAMMELFLEKYSLDELAQLPLEDLARFLQEKGRNRFPDPEAVAASIQKAVRSSYRLDKVVEDSIDVLLGTSIELIRSFQKQIKAIDQSITRIMKGLTQTLESIPGIGPVFAAGIIAELGQIDRFPDETKIAKYAGLYWRKHQSGRFTAEDTSLTRQGNHYLRYYLVEAANSVRRQIPEYQVFYQKKYQEVPKHQHKRALVLTARKLVRLVDALLRKNQLFTPERGVNL from the coding sequence ATGCGAATGTTTGTCGGGCTTGACGTTAGCTCGTTTGATATGAAAGTGTGTGTGCTTGATCAAGAAGGTGATCAGCTTTCGGTTTTTACGGTTTCCAATGACTGGCCGGGTGCCCAGGTGCTCAAAGAACGGTTGCTCGAGCTCTTGGCCGATACAGAGGTTGACATCCTAAAGATCGGTCTGGAGTCCACATCCGTCTACAGTTTTCATCCATCCATGTTCTTGCATGATGACGATGATTTAAAACCCTATGGCGCCCAAGTCTTTGTGATCAATCCGAAGCAGATCGCCAACTTTAAAAAGAGCTTCGCAGACATGAACAAGACCGATGAGATTGACGCCTTTGTGATCGCCGATTATATGCGTTTCGGGCGCAATCAGATGTCCGTTGTCAAAGAAAGCCAATACGTGGCTCTCCAGCAGTTGACACGTTCGCGTTATCACTTGACCAAAGCGATGACGAAAGAGAAACAACACTTCTTGCAGCACTTGGAGTATAAATGCAACACCTTTTCCAAAGAAGTGGATTCATCGGTGTTTGGCCATGCTATGATGGAACTCTTTCTTGAAAAATACAGCCTGGATGAACTTGCCCAGCTTCCGCTTGAGGACCTGGCTCGGTTTCTTCAAGAGAAAGGGAGAAATCGTTTTCCCGATCCGGAAGCTGTCGCCGCATCCATCCAGAAAGCCGTCCGTTCATCGTACCGATTGGACAAAGTGGTCGAAGATTCCATCGATGTACTTTTAGGAACGTCCATTGAGCTCATTCGTTCCTTCCAAAAGCAAATCAAGGCGATCGATCAGTCCATTACTCGAATCATGAAAGGACTGACGCAGACGCTGGAATCAATCCCGGGCATTGGTCCGGTCTTCGCCGCAGGCATCATTGCCGAACTCGGTCAGATTGACCGGTTTCCCGATGAAACAAAAATAGCTAAATATGCGGGACTGTACTGGCGAAAACACCAGTCCGGGCGGTTTACCGCCGAAGATACTTCACTGACACGTCAAGGGAACCATTATTTGCGTTATTACCTCGTTGAAGCCGCCAACTCGGTACGAAGGCAAATTCCGGAATACCAAGTCTTTTATCAGAAGAAGTATCAAGAAGTCCCGAAACATCAACACAAACGTGCACTCGTGCTCACGGCAAGAAAACTCGTGCGATTGGTGGATGCGCTGCTACGCAAAAACCAACTCTTTACGCCAGAAAGGGGCGTGAACCTCTGA
- a CDS encoding ISL3 family transposase, with amino-acid sequence MPIDRIQPCPICHSEQVKRNGTPYKRCVRHLSMGVSHTYLLLQAIALECQNCGANFVWQYDFVAPKKRYTIAFQNQCLQKGHGTTVKSLARFEEAPYTTVERFFKVGIQIESEATQQTCFQDAMDRQGLVLGIDDFAIRKGHTYNTGIHDLKGGSMLDIISGRKKEDLHTYAEAHPFLHVLNPVAVVMDMSFTYHQVIGSWFPRAIRIVDRFHVNRYVTEALQDVRRDVQKGLPPHARKKLKRNHRLLAKRGDELSDKELATVQTIIHYHPTLAQAYEWKEAFIEWYDLSTNAKQAAITLQKWYKQGHAIQHQASEECLKTLKNWEKEIVNYHRLRYTNAVVEGRHNKIKALQRRHYFTRNPNVYHQRILVECNEDYMNQYMEI; translated from the coding sequence ATGCCTATCGATCGTATCCAACCTTGTCCGATTTGTCACTCGGAACAGGTGAAACGAAACGGGACACCATATAAACGCTGTGTTCGTCATTTATCCATGGGTGTTTCACACACCTACTTGTTGCTCCAGGCGATTGCTTTGGAGTGTCAAAACTGCGGGGCTAACTTTGTATGGCAATATGATTTTGTAGCTCCGAAAAAGCGTTATACGATCGCCTTTCAAAACCAATGCCTTCAAAAAGGCCACGGGACAACCGTAAAAAGCTTGGCAAGATTTGAAGAAGCCCCTTACACAACGGTCGAACGTTTCTTTAAGGTCGGTATCCAAATCGAAAGTGAAGCAACGCAACAGACATGCTTTCAAGATGCGATGGATCGACAGGGCTTGGTTTTAGGGATCGATGATTTTGCGATCCGTAAGGGCCATACCTATAACACCGGGATCCATGACTTAAAAGGCGGAAGTATGCTCGATATCATCTCTGGGCGAAAAAAAGAAGATTTACACACGTATGCCGAAGCGCATCCGTTTCTCCATGTTTTGAATCCCGTCGCCGTCGTCATGGATATGAGTTTCACTTATCACCAAGTGATCGGTTCCTGGTTCCCCCGGGCTATTCGGATTGTTGATCGATTCCATGTGAATCGCTATGTGACCGAAGCCCTTCAAGACGTTCGCCGCGATGTGCAGAAAGGATTGCCCCCGCACGCTCGGAAAAAACTGAAAAGGAATCATCGGCTTCTGGCAAAGCGCGGAGATGAGTTATCAGACAAAGAACTAGCAACTGTGCAAACCATTATTCATTACCATCCAACACTCGCCCAAGCGTACGAGTGGAAGGAAGCCTTTATCGAATGGTATGACCTTAGTACAAATGCCAAGCAAGCGGCCATAACACTCCAAAAATGGTACAAACAAGGGCATGCCATCCAGCACCAAGCGAGCGAAGAATGTCTGAAAACCTTGAAGAACTGGGAGAAAGAGATTGTTAATTATCATCGTTTACGCTACACGAATGCCGTTGTTGAAGGGCGGCATAACAAAATCAAAGCGCTTCAACGGCGTCATTATTTCACGAGAAATCCTAATGTTTACCACCAACGCATTCTTGTTGAATGTAATGAAGACTACATGAATCAATATATGGAAATATGA
- a CDS encoding ZIP family transporter, whose product MTISIGMMQKLLPIFCGDFFEAQEALTSAIGEEIGSWLTVGGFFAGMLLGALIDKLVLNQGNPHKVKKVEEMDQSPPNRPEIRN is encoded by the coding sequence ATGACAATCTCCATTGGAATGATGCAAAAGCTTTTACCTATCTTTTGTGGAGATTTTTTTGAAGCGCAGGAGGCCTTAACAAGCGCTATAGGGGAGGAGATCGGAAGTTGGCTGACGGTGGGTGGGTTCTTTGCCGGTATGTTGCTGGGGGCGTTGATCGACAAGCTCGTTCTTAATCAAGGCAACCCTCATAAAGTGAAAAAAGTAGAAGAGATGGATCAATCTCCCCCCAATCGGCCAGAAATCCGGAACTAA